One window of the Notolabrus celidotus isolate fNotCel1 chromosome 23, fNotCel1.pri, whole genome shotgun sequence genome contains the following:
- the LOC117807061 gene encoding LOW QUALITY PROTEIN: serine/threonine-protein kinase MAK-like (The sequence of the model RefSeq protein was modified relative to this genomic sequence to represent the inferred CDS: deleted 1 base in 1 codon): MERYESLGLVGEGSYGTVLKCRHRDSGRLVAIKKFQDSDDDKTVKKIALREIKLLKQLRHDNLVNLLEVWKRRRRWYLVFEFVERTLLDDLEQNPNTLDLNTSRQYLFQILRAVAFIHQQNIIHRDIKPENILISQGGVVKLCDFGFARTMTTPADGGVYTDYVATRWYRAPELLVGDTKYGKPVDVWAVGCLLLEMLTGLPLFPGDSDLDQIYHIVRCFGNLTAHHQELFYRNPVFSGVRLPQCSGRVPLEQRFLTIPTNALDIAKNCLQLDPENRTQCSELLEHTLFTHDSFDVRFLDELNAKIQKDHRENSTLPKIARTQRREKDDRDAKNSRGKDKKQHEEKFNKEKEKGDKEDREDKLPKTKGKQPSKPKSIRNTSEPLMSSKQPKTSGAKIIDSSAKMTKNNHGQMGMRSKAGKTAGAELRREPESSKPPKIYTLDSLEASRTTTDLNDDNAEEAKPKNGKVDSLEPGNGRLVKTTNSTNLHSSCVDNNLSRVAEKSMMEIQMSTKLESSQDSGKNKNISNPRVLKLSKSSTDDTIKSSSPKPSLKSSADPTETDLTQKRSQISTSEYPEGAAAETGERANSDQVQTSFSMQAVEITSSTTSSVVKTYKTTTSSKHHTKCSNVETKQRLTSECPKVLPSSTKPSKITSNSSPKMTKESPSLSSSPLKSLISDLSEHSSEVFVEESQADRTTTQPKGTLRTRSSMDTKPINNTTYATTKPPTDVQTDKDHGEATTATTTQQRSCNTSKEDIKENHQCLTRNPVTKKASQYFETSHEPSSVHQQSTTTESRTKSTSMLDEIPKTRTPVVTTKALKVSDKENREDVALSLSVSPSTKSSLDQISKVEQKEPSLKSLRPLHSFMEEPKTMLGSFSNHTNSPTSVTLKSQKTTEARNKRDNSGRKDSTNVSTISDSTSFTLTSSPDHDAPTRLSHNLHPVDYNEFDFNASSSSPPPPPPPPSSTPLLLPPSSTPLVPFISVGSTNTATSDQFYAGTGFHPGLHDLRGTDKPRHQGAIYSRLTQQPLSGHITGSLRNQVPEKSQICERSFQSDRCNFASTSSVTATKKKSDIHFPDLKSSVLPELKGKEGMHSKHAQKP, translated from the exons ATGGAGCGGTACGAGTCTCTGGGTCTTGTCGGGGAGGGCAGTTACGGCACCGTGCTGAAGTGTCGTCACAGAGACTCGGGTCGCCTCGTTGCCATCAAGAAGTTCCAGGACTCCGATGATGACAAGACGGTGAAGAAGATCGCTCTGAGGGAAATCAAGCTTCTTAAG CAACTGCGTCATGACAACCTGGTGAACCTCCTGGAGGTGTGGAAGCGCCGCCGCCGCTGGTATCTGGTGTTTGAGTTTGTGGAGCGAACGCTTCTGGATGATTTGGAGCAAAACCCAAACACACTGGACCTGAACACCAGCCGGCAGTACCTGTTCCAGATCCTGAGGGCGGTGGCCTTCATTCACCAGCAAAAT ATAATCCACCGTGACATCAAACCGGAGAACATCCTCATCTCTCAGGGGGGCGTGGTCAAACTGTGCGACTTTGGCTTTGCTCGGACGATGACAACTCCTGCTGATGGTGGCGTCTACACCGACTATGTGGCCACTCGCTGGTACAGAGCCCCTGAACTACTGGTGGGAGACACCAAGTATGGAAA accAGTCGATGTGTGGGCTGTTGGTTGTCTGCTGTTAGAGATGTTAACAGGTCTGCCCCTGTTTCCTGGAGACTCTGACCTTGATCAAATATATCACATCGTCAGGTGCTTTG GTAACTTGACAGCTCATCACCAGGAGTTATTCTACAGGAATCCCGTCTTTTCTGGAGTCAGACTGCCCCAATGTTCTGGCAGAGTCCCACTGGAGCAGCGCTTCCTAACAATCCCAACCAACGCACTTGACATTGCAAAG AACTGTCTCCAGTTGGATCCAGAAAATAGAACTCAGTGTTCAGAACTTCTAGAACACACATTGTTCACGCATGACTCATTCGACGTCAG GTTTTTGGACGAGCTAAATGCCAAGATCCAAAAAGACCACAGAGAAAACTCTACCCTTCCCAAAATAGCCAGAACCCAAAGACGGGAAAAAGATGACAGAGATGCCAAGAACAGTAGAGGCAAAGACAAGAAACAACATGAAGAGAAATTCAACAAGGAAAAGGAGAAAGGTGACAAGGAGGACAGAGAAGACAAGTTACCCAAAACAAAAGGCAAGCAGCCTTCGAAGCCAAAAAGCATTCGCAATACCTCAGAACCATTGATGTCAAGCAAACAACCCAAAACATCAGGCGCCAAAATTATTGACAGTTCagcaaaaatgaccaaaaacaaCCATGGCCAAATGGGCATGAGGAGTAAAGCTGGAAAGACTGCTGGGGCAGAGCTCAGGAGGGAACCTGAAAGTTCTAAACCCCCTAAAATCTATACTTTAGATTCATTGGAGGCGTCCCGGACCACAACAGATCTGAATGACGACAATGCAGAAGAAGCTAAACCTAAAAATGGGAAAGTTGATTCTTTAGAGCCGGGGAATGGCCGTTTAGTGAAAACAACAAACTCAACCAACTTGCACTCAAGTTGTGTCGACAACAACCTGTCACGTGTGGCCGAGAAAAGTATGATGGAGATCCAGATGTCAACCAAATTGGAGTCAAGTCAAGACTCtgggaaaaacaaaaatatctcAAACCCAAGAGTACTCAAATTGTCTAAAAGCTCAACCGATGACACAATAAAAAGTTCTTCTCCAAAACCTTCTTTGAAATCATCTGCTGATCCGACAGAAACCGACCTAACACAGAAAAGGAGTCAAATTTCCACCTCAGAATACCCTGAAGGTGCAGCAGCTGAAACCGGTGAAAGGGCAAACAGTGACCAAGTGCAGACAAGCTTCAGTATGCAGGCAGTTGAGATCACCAGCTCCACTACTTCTTCCGTCGTTAAGACCTACAAGACAACTACTTCTTCAAAGCATCACACCAAATGTTCAAATGtggagacaaaacaaagactgacttCTGAATGTCCAAAAGTCTTACCTTCCTCCACAAAGCCATCAAAGATTACCTCAAACTCTAGCCCTAAAATGACCAAAGAAAGCCCTTCTTTATCCTCTAGTCCTTTAAAGAGCCTCATCTCAGATCTTTCAGAGCACTCCTCCGAGGTTTTTGTTGAGGAAAGTCAAGCAGACAGGACTACAACACAACCAAAAGGAACCCTCCGAACCAGATCATCCATGGATACTAAACCCATAAATAACACCACATATGCAACTACCAAACCTCCGACAGACGTTCAAACAGACAAGGACCATGGAGAAGCAACGACAGCAACGACAACTCAGCAGAGGAGTTGTAATACTTCAAAAGAGGACATCAAGGAGAACCACCAGTGCTTGACAAGGAACCCTGTGACCAAAAAAGCTTCACAATACTTTGAGACATCCCATGAGCCGAGCAGCGTACATCAACAAAGCACCACCACTGAATCCAGAACAAAGTCAACCTCCATGCTAGATGAAATCCCTAAAACCAGAACACCAGTAGTGACCACTAAAGCACTGAAAGTCTCAGAtaaagagaacagagaggacGTTGCACTTTCTTTGTCCGTCAGTCCATCAACTAAATCTTCCCTTGATCAAATCTCAAAGGTTGAGCAGAAAGAACCCAGCTTGAAGTCCTTGAGACCCCTCCACTCTTTCATGGAGGAACCTAAAACAATGCTTGGGTCTTTCAGCAACCACACCAATTCGCCCACATCC GTGACCTTGAAGAGTCAGAAAACTACAGAGGCaagaaacaaaagagacaaCTCAGGAAGGAAGGACTCAACTAATGTGTCCACAATCTCAGATTCAACCTCATTCACCTTAACGTCAAGTCCAGACCATGATGCTCCGACAAGGCTCTCCCACAACTTGCACCCTGTGGACTACAATGAGTTTGATTTTAATGCATCAAGTTCTTCtcccccaccccctcctcctcctccctcctctacTCCTCtactcctccctccatcctccacaCCCCTTGTTCCCTTTATCTCTGTAGGCAGTACCAATACTGCCACCAGCGATCAGTTCTACGCGGGGACGGGTTTCCATCCTGGGCTCCATGACCTTAG GGGTACAGACAAACCAAGGCATCAGGGTGCCATTTATAGTCGACTGACTCAACAGCCTTTGTCCGGCCACATCACAGGATCGCTAAGGAATCAG GTGCCAGAGAAGAGTCAGATCTGTGAGCGCTCGTTCCAGTCTGACCGTTGTAACTTTGCTAGCACCAGCAGCGTAACGGCGACTAAAAAGAAGTCTGACATCCATTTCCCAGATCTTAAAAGCTCAGTGCTACCAGAGCTAAAAGGCAAAGAGGGTATGCACTCTAAACATGCACAAAAACCCTGA
- the LOC117807322 gene encoding broad substrate specificity ATP-binding cassette transporter ABCG2-like, protein MKPGLNAIMGATGSGKSSFLDVLAARKDPAGLWGEVLIDGAPQPPNFKCLSGYVVQDDVVMGTLTVRENFSFSAALRLPESVSQEEKEKKVNRLIKELGLGRVADSRVGTQLIRGISGGERKRTNIGMELIIDPSVLFLDEPTTGLDASTANSVLLLLKRMANNGRTIILSIHQPRYSIYRLFDSLTLLVNGKQVYHAPAQMALDYFSEIGYTCEPHNNPADFFLDIINGDSTAGSPSSEDKEDPDLDSMSKSRQGIEDKLEEEYRNSQYYKQTKAEMEKIVQGRPTTTRAPSRTITYNTSFLTQFKWVLKRTFRNLMLNPQTSVAQIAVTLFLALVVGAIFFNVDDSQSGMQNRFGALFFIVVNQCFSSLSSAELFITERKLFIHEYISGYYRLSVYFLTKILSDIITLRTIPAIVFSCVAYFMIGFKPTAAAFFLFMFSVILVSYTATSMALAISADQTVVAIANIFMTIACVFMMIFAGLLVNLPSIANWLAWLKYLSIPRYGLAALQINEFTGLTFCKDLNDSQIPPGLACTGEEFLYQQGVDYSTWGFWQNHMALIIMTTCFLAITYLKLRFIRKFT, encoded by the exons ATGAAGCCCGGTCTGAACGCCATCATGGGAGCAACAGGAAGCGGGAAGTCATC GTTTCTGGACGTTTTGGCGGCGAGGAAGGATCCTGCAGGCCTGTGGGGAGAAGTCCTAATCGACGGAGCTCCTCAGCCTCCCAACTTTAAGTGTCTGTCTGGATACGTGGTGCAG GACGACGTGGTGATGGGGACTCTGACCGTCAGAGAGAACTTCAGCTTCTCTGCAGCGCTCAGACTCCCGGAGTCCGTCTctcaggaggagaaggagaagaaggtcAACAGACTGATCAAGGAGCTCGGACTGGGCAGGGTGGCCGACTCCAgg gtgggCACTCAGCTGATTCGTGGGATCTCCGgcggagagaggaagaggacgaACATTGGCATGGAGCTGATCATCGACCCGTCCGTCCTCTTCCTGGACGAGCCGACGACGGGGCTCGACGCCAGCACCGCTaactctgtgctgctgctgctcaagag GATGGCGAATAACGGTCGCACCATCATCCTGTCCATCCACCAGCCTCGTTACTCCATCTACCGCCTGTTCGACAGCCTCACGCTGCTCGTCAACGGAAAACAG GTGTACCACGCTCCGGCTCAGATGGCGCTGGATTATTTCTCAGAAATCG GATACACCTGTGAGCCCCACAACAACCCCGCTGACTTCTTCCTGGACATCATTAACGGAGACTCCACGGCCGGCAGTCCGAGCAGTGAGGACAAAGAAG ATCCAGACCTAGACTCCATGTCCAAGTCCAGACAAGGCATAGAGGACAAACTGGAAGAGGAATACAGAAACAGCCAGTACTACAAACAGACCAAAGCAGAGATGG AAAAGATCGTTCAGGGCAGACCGACGACCACCAGAGCCCCCTCCAGAACCATCACCTACAACACCAGCTTCCTGACGCAGTTCAAATGGGTTCTCAAGAGAACGTTCAGGAACCTCATGCTCAACCCTCAGACGTCTGTCGCTCAG ATTGCAGTGACTCTGTTCCTCGCTCTGGTTGTTGGAGCCATCTTCTTCAACGTGGACGACTCTCAGAGTGGGATGCAGAACAG GTTTGGCGCCCTCTTCTTCATCGTTGTGAATCAGTGTTTCAGCTCGCTGTCGTCTGCTGAGCTCTTCATCACGGAGCGGAAACTCTTCAT tcatGAGTACATCAGCGGTTACTACAGGCTCTCTGTCTACTTCCTGACTAAGATcctctctgacatcatcacGCTGAGGACCATCCCCGCCATCGTCTTCTCCTGCGTGGCGTACTTCATGATCG gtTTTAAGCCCACAGCCGCtgccttcttcctcttcatgttcTCCGTGATCCTGGTGTCCTACACCGCCACCTCCATGGCTCTGGCCATCTCAGCCGACCAGACGGTGGTGGCCATCGCCAACATCTTCATGACCATCGCCTGCGTCTTCATGATG atttTTGCTGGTTTGCTCGTGAACCTTCCTTCCATCGCCAACTGGCTTGCTTGGTTGAAGTACTTAAGTATACCTCGATATGGACTTGCT GCTCTGCAGATTAACGAGTTTACAGGACTGACGTTCTGCAAAGATTTAAAcgacagccaaattccacctggACTCGC GTGTACGGGGGAGGAGTTTCTGTATCAGCAGGGCGTCGATTACTCCACCTGGGGCTTCTGGCAGAATCACATGGCTCTGATCATCATGACCACATGCTTCCTCGCCATCACTTACCTCAAACTGCGCTTCATCAGGAAGTTCACCTAG